A genome region from Erigeron canadensis isolate Cc75 chromosome 3, C_canadensis_v1, whole genome shotgun sequence includes the following:
- the LOC122592674 gene encoding nucleotide-sugar uncharacterized transporter 1, translating to MLGSKAMLSFLTRKDVRKILKRKDSDAGERGRAMEELRASLFSKLRRQHQSLLGPTLALTFNFVASVSIILMNKLVLVKVGFNYPIFLTFIHYIFSWLFMALLKALSLLPPPPSSKTTKFSSLLGLGIVMSLSTGLANVSLKFNSVGFYQMAKIAVTPAIVLAEFMLYRKKISFRKVLALTVVSIGVAVATVTDLQFHFFGACIAVAWIIPSATNKILWSNLQQQESWNALALMWKTTPITVFFLVTMMPSLDPPGVLSFDWSFYNSSIIGASAVLGFLLQWSGALALGETSATTHVVLGQFKTCVILLGGFIMFGSNPGSTSICGAVVALAGMSFYTHLNLKPQLQLTKTSSRQSSLPKSKLGKENGDTHDNGNNGDEAV from the exons atgctGGGCAGTAAAGCAATGTTGAGTTTCCTCACAAGAAAAGATGTCAGAAAAATTCTCAAACGCAAAGATAGTGATGCTGGTGAACGAG GAAGAGCGATGGAGGAACTACGGGCTTCTTTATTTAGCAAGTTACGACGTCAACACCAATCTTTGTTGGGACCTACTCTTGCTCTTACATTCAACTTTGTTGCGTCCGTTAGTATTATCTTGATGAATAAATTG GTACTTGTCAAAGTTGGATTCAATTATCCGATCTTTCTCACTTTTATCCACTACATTTTTAGCTGGTTATTTATGGCCCTCTTAAAAGCTTTATCTCTCCTTCCTCCACCCCCTTCTTCAAAGACAACCAAGTTTTCATCATTGCTTGGTCTTGGTATAGTTATGTCCCTCTCTACTGGTCTGGCTAATGTCAGTTTAAAGTTCAATAG TGTTGGTTTCTATCAGATGGCTAAGATTGCAGTGACCCCGGCAATTGTTTTAGCAGAATTCATGCTCTACCGCAAAAAAATATCCTTCCGAAAG GTGCTTGCACTTACTGTAGTGTCCATTGGTGTTGCGGTTGCTACTGTGACCGACTTGCAGTTCCATTTCTTTGGTGCATGTATAGCAGTGGCATGGATAATACCCAGTGCAACCAATAAGATACTGTGGTCAAACCTTCAACAGCAGGAGAGCTGGAATGCATTGGC ATTAATGTGGAAAACCACACCTATCACTGTTTTTTTCCTAGTGACGATGATGCCCTCACTTGATCCACCTGGTGTTCTTTCCTTTGATTGGAGCTTTTATAATTCTTCAATCATCGGGGCCTCTGCTGTCCTAGGTTTCTTGCTTCAGTGGTCTGGTGCTCTGGCTCTTGG GGAGACATCAGCAACAACTCATGTTGTTCTTGGACAGTTCAAGACTTGTGTGATTCTTCTTGGAGGTTTCATCATGTTCGGTTCAAACCCAGGATCAACTAGCATCTGTGGTGCAGTCGTGGCTCTTGCAGGCATGTCTTTCTACACTCACCTAAACTTAAAGCCACAACTGCAGCTGACAAAAACATCATCCAGACAATCATCTTTACCAAAGTCTAAGCTTGGCAAAGAAAATGGTGACACCCATGATAATGGCAACAATGGAGACGAAGCTGTCTAA